Proteins encoded in a region of the Cydia splendana chromosome 19, ilCydSple1.2, whole genome shotgun sequence genome:
- the LOC134800266 gene encoding uncharacterized protein LOC134800266: MAFYGKKWQKSDFENVLELMDKLEVPEKTRALLRQTESISTFLKNEDGSIQYVVTIGDKEVINQKIVLGEEKDFKTPDGIDTKNTFTLEGETLKSVMKFPGGKVLHLDREFGADKMVLHVWLEGLDLKANVTYLSV; the protein is encoded by the exons ATGGCGTTCTACGGAAAGAAATGGCAGAAGAGCGACTTTGAAAATGTCCTGGAGCTTATGGACAAACTTG AGGTCCCAGAGAAGACCAGAGCTCTCCTCCGCCAGACTGAAAGCATCTCCACTTTCCTGAAAAACGAAGACGGCAGCATCCAGTACGTCGTCACAATTGGTGACAAAGAGGTCATCAACCAGAAGATCGTGCTAGGAGAGGAGAAGGACTTCAAAACGCCCGATGGCATTGACACCAAGAACACCTTCACCCTGGAGGGAGAGACTCTCAAGTCTGTGATGAAGTTCCCTGGTGGGAAAGTGCTGCATTTGGACCGGGAGTTTGGGGCTGATAAGATGGTTCTG CACGTCTGGTTGGAGGGTCTGGACCTCAAGGCTAACGTCACCTACCTTTCAGTTTAA
- the LOC134800328 gene encoding DNA-3-methyladenine glycosylase 1-like, which translates to MKETNSPETGAEIIRCGWLNQDPIYIAYHDEEWGKPQYDKLKLFEMLCLEGQQAGLSWITVLKKRDHYRKLFYNFNPIKIAKIRASDVETYMKDPGIVRHKGKLESIINNAKCFLKMEEEGDNFSEFIWNFVDHKPIINNWSTHKEIPTETTNSKAMSKALKATGFKFIGSTICYAFMQACGLVDDHILNCVSRIKNK; encoded by the coding sequence ATGAAAGAAACAAATTCTCCGGAGACAGGTGCAGAGATCATTCGATGTGGCTGGTTAAATCAAGATCCAATTTACATCGCTTACCACGATGAGGAATGGGGGAAACCACAATatgataaattaaaactgtttgaAATGCTGTGTTTAGAAGGACAACAGGCAGGTCTTTCATGGATAACAGTTTTGAAAAAACGTGACCACTACCGTAAactgttttataattttaatccaATTAAAATTGCAAAGATAAGAGCAAGTGATGTTGAAACATATATGAAGGACCCTGGAATTGTTAGACATAAGGGGAAATTAGAATCTATTATAAACAATGCAAAATGCTTCTTAAAAATGGAAGAGGAAGGAGATAACTTTTCAGAATTTATTTGGAATTTTGTAGATCATAAACCAATAATAAATAACTGGAGTACTCACAAAGAAATTCCAACTGAGACTACAAATTCAAAAGCCATGTCCAAAGCTTTGAAAGCTACAGGCTTCAAGTTTATCGGATCAACCATTTGTTATGCATTTATGCAAGCTTGTGGGCTTGTTGACGATCATATATTAAATTGTGTTAGccgcattaaaaataaatga